A genomic window from Pseudocitrobacter corydidari includes:
- a CDS encoding DUF4156 domain-containing protein, whose translation MKKTMIALFVLGLAGCSANSVQSNAAHVRVTNNEPGRECKFLGDITGSQGNFFTGGWTSNSNLETGARNDLKNKAADMGGNVVALITQRAGQTGSAYGGTGSSEQTNVTLSGNVYRCPE comes from the coding sequence ATGAAAAAAACCATGATAGCACTTTTTGTTCTCGGCCTGGCTGGCTGTAGTGCAAATAGCGTACAGAGTAATGCTGCACACGTTAGAGTCACCAATAATGAACCGGGTCGCGAATGTAAATTCCTCGGCGACATCACCGGGAGCCAGGGTAACTTCTTTACTGGCGGCTGGACATCAAACAGCAATCTTGAAACTGGCGCGCGTAACGATCTGAAAAACAAAGCGGCAGATATGGGAGGAAATGTGGTCGCGCTCATTACCCAAAGAGCGGGTCAAACCGGTAGTGCTTACGGCGGTACGGGTTCATCTGAACAAACCAATGTTACTTTATCTGGCAATGTTTATCGCTGCCCAGAATAA